The following proteins come from a genomic window of Micromonospora zamorensis:
- a CDS encoding protein meaA — translation MDETAFPGRLPERDRPWVMRTYAGHSSATASNALFRRNLAKGQTGLSVAFDLPTQTGYDPDHELASGEVGRVGVPVAHLGDMRALFDGIPLADTNTSMTINAPAMWLLALYGTVATEQGAELARCSGTTQNDIIKEYLSRGTYIFPPAASLRLTADVVAYTLREMPRWNPVNICSYHLQEAGATPVQEVGFALATAVAVLDAVRDSGQVPAERMGDVVQRISFFVNAGVRFVEEIAKMRAFGVLWDEITRDRYGVTEARQRRFRYGVQVNSLGLTEAQPENNIQRIVLEMLGVTMSRDARARAVQLPAWNEALGLPRPWDQQWSLRMQQVLAYESDLLEYPDLFAGSHVMTALVAEIVTGARVELDKVLELGGVVAAVETGYLKSALVGSLAERRRRMESGADVVVGVNRYTETESSPLTAAGAEAVEQVDPAVEAAATEGVRRWRADRDTAAVDAALARLRADAATTTNLMPATLECVRAGVTTGEWSGALRQVFGEYRAPTGLAGATGSGGDPGLAAVRERVAATARELGSGRLRLLVGKPGLDGHSNGAEQIAVRARDAGFEVVYQGIRLTAGQIVAAAVEEDVDLVGLSVLSGSHLAAVPAVLDGLRAAGRADLPVVVGGIIPAGDADTLRAAGVARVFTPKDFALTGIIDDLVTVIRRANDLP, via the coding sequence ATGGACGAGACGGCATTTCCGGGACGGCTGCCCGAGCGGGACCGCCCGTGGGTGATGCGTACCTACGCCGGCCACTCGTCGGCGACCGCGAGCAACGCCCTCTTCCGACGCAACCTGGCGAAGGGGCAGACCGGCCTGTCGGTCGCCTTCGACCTGCCCACCCAGACCGGGTACGACCCGGACCACGAGCTGGCCTCCGGCGAGGTCGGCCGGGTGGGCGTGCCGGTGGCGCACCTCGGCGACATGCGGGCGCTCTTCGACGGCATCCCGCTCGCCGACACGAACACCTCGATGACCATCAACGCCCCGGCGATGTGGCTGCTCGCTCTCTACGGCACCGTGGCGACGGAGCAGGGCGCCGAGCTGGCCCGCTGCTCGGGCACCACCCAGAACGACATCATCAAGGAGTACCTGTCCCGGGGCACGTACATCTTCCCGCCAGCGGCGTCCCTGCGGCTCACCGCCGACGTGGTGGCGTACACGCTGCGGGAGATGCCCCGGTGGAACCCGGTCAACATCTGCTCGTACCACCTCCAGGAGGCCGGGGCCACGCCCGTGCAGGAGGTCGGCTTCGCGCTGGCCACCGCGGTCGCCGTCCTCGATGCGGTCCGTGACTCCGGCCAGGTGCCGGCCGAGCGGATGGGCGACGTGGTCCAGCGGATCTCGTTCTTCGTCAACGCCGGGGTGCGTTTCGTCGAGGAGATCGCCAAGATGCGCGCGTTCGGCGTGCTCTGGGACGAGATCACCCGGGACCGGTACGGGGTCACCGAGGCCAGGCAACGTCGGTTCCGCTACGGCGTGCAGGTCAACTCGCTGGGCCTCACCGAGGCGCAGCCGGAAAACAACATTCAGCGCATCGTGCTGGAGATGCTCGGCGTGACGATGTCCCGCGACGCCCGGGCCCGCGCGGTGCAGCTGCCCGCCTGGAACGAGGCGCTGGGCCTGCCCCGCCCCTGGGACCAGCAGTGGTCGTTGCGGATGCAGCAGGTCCTGGCGTACGAGTCGGATCTGCTCGAATATCCCGACCTCTTCGCCGGCTCGCACGTGATGACCGCGCTGGTCGCCGAGATCGTCACCGGCGCGCGGGTCGAGCTGGACAAGGTGCTGGAGCTGGGCGGCGTGGTCGCCGCCGTGGAGACCGGCTACCTCAAGAGCGCGCTGGTCGGGTCGCTGGCCGAACGCCGCAGGCGGATGGAGTCCGGTGCCGACGTGGTGGTCGGGGTCAACCGGTACACCGAAACCGAATCCTCCCCGCTGACCGCCGCCGGCGCGGAAGCCGTCGAGCAGGTCGACCCCGCGGTCGAGGCGGCCGCCACCGAGGGCGTACGCCGATGGCGGGCCGACCGGGACACGGCCGCCGTCGACGCGGCCCTCGCCCGGCTCCGCGCGGACGCCGCGACCACCACCAACCTGATGCCGGCCACCCTGGAGTGCGTGCGGGCCGGGGTGACCACCGGCGAGTGGTCCGGCGCGCTGCGCCAGGTCTTCGGCGAGTATCGCGCACCGACCGGCCTGGCCGGCGCCACCGGCAGCGGCGGCGACCCGGGCCTGGCCGCCGTCCGCGAGCGGGTCGCCGCCACCGCCCGCGAGCTGGGCAGCGGCCGGCTGCGGCTGCTGGTCGGCAAACCCGGCCTGGACGGGCACTCCAACGGCGCCGAGCAGATCGCTGTACGCGCCCGCGACGCCGGGTTCGAGGTTGTCTACCAGGGCATCCGGCTGACGGCGGGGCAGATCGTCGCCGCCGCCGTCGAGGAGGACGTCGACCTGGTCGGGCTGTCCGTGCTCTCCGGGTCGCACCTGGCCGCCGTGCCGGCGGTGCTCGACGGGCTGCGCGCCGCCGGCCGGGCGGACCTGCCGGTGGTGGTGGGCGGCATCATCCCCGCCGGCGACGCGGACACGCTCCGGGCTGCCGGGGTGGCCCGGGTCTTCACCCCGAAGGACTTCGCCCTCACCGGCATCATCGACGACCTGGTCACCGTCATCCGCCGCGCCAACGACCTGCCCTGA
- a CDS encoding ABC transporter ATP-binding protein, with translation MDDELAISVRGLRKAYGDNVAVAGVDLDVRRGEVFALLGPNGAGKTTTVEILEGYRHRDAGEVFVLGADPAHPDADWRSRVGIVLQGTGEFDELTVAEVIRHFSGFYPAADDPDKVIERVGLGAKAKARTHTLSGGQKRRLDVALGIIGRPELLFLDEPTTGFDPEARREFWELIRDLAAAGTTIVLTTHYLDEAEALADRVGVIAGGRLVEVAAPNRLGNRQEALATVSWRTPDGTLESAQSATPTALVADLAARHGGEVPGLTVTRPTLEDVYLTMIGHAR, from the coding sequence ATGGATGACGAGCTGGCCATCTCCGTCCGAGGGCTGCGCAAGGCGTACGGCGACAACGTGGCGGTGGCGGGCGTGGACCTCGACGTGCGCCGCGGTGAGGTGTTCGCGTTGCTCGGCCCGAACGGTGCCGGCAAGACCACCACGGTGGAGATCCTGGAGGGCTACCGGCACCGGGATGCCGGCGAGGTCTTCGTGCTCGGCGCGGACCCGGCCCACCCGGACGCCGACTGGCGCTCCCGTGTCGGCATCGTGCTCCAGGGCACCGGCGAGTTCGACGAGCTGACCGTGGCCGAGGTGATCCGGCACTTCTCCGGCTTCTACCCCGCCGCCGACGACCCGGACAAGGTGATCGAGCGGGTCGGGTTGGGCGCCAAGGCGAAGGCCCGTACGCACACCCTCTCCGGCGGGCAGAAGCGCCGCCTGGACGTGGCGCTGGGCATCATCGGTCGCCCCGAGTTGCTCTTCCTCGACGAGCCGACCACCGGCTTCGACCCGGAGGCCCGCCGCGAGTTCTGGGAACTGATTCGCGACCTCGCCGCGGCCGGCACCACCATCGTGCTGACCACGCACTACCTGGACGAGGCGGAGGCGCTCGCCGACCGCGTCGGTGTGATCGCCGGTGGCCGGCTGGTCGAGGTGGCTGCCCCGAACCGGCTGGGCAACCGGCAGGAGGCCCTCGCGACGGTCTCCTGGCGTACCCCGGACGGGACACTGGAGAGCGCGCAGAGCGCGACGCCGACGGCCCTCGTGGCCGACCTGGCCGCGCGCCACGGCGGCGAGGTCCCCGGCCTCACGGTGACCCGGCCGACCCTGGAGGACGTCTACCTCACCATGATCGGACACGCGCGATGA
- a CDS encoding ArsR/SmtB family transcription factor yields the protein MGVWQVPSDLLARSRFTVSPMVDTVAALRALYNPRTPWQWAWRGPHVDAFQRMLAARPVARALLPASFNSRWVADFFTIAPASPEPTFPAELAAVGRLSDEQVRADLRVTRPESLAPELLADGLTGQVVELLNWVWTHTVEPEWPERERRLRADIVARTTALSAGGWAGVIADLNRNMRWLGDGRLQINDYSEPPLSLDEAEQLVFVPAHCRRGWVVWDAPTRFGMVYPARGILMDPASPAPDGLARLIGANRASILARLDAPLSTSQLVVVTGLSLGTVSDHLRVLLDAGAVSKRRSGREVLYWRTPLGAALAAGG from the coding sequence TTGGGCGTCTGGCAGGTGCCGTCGGATCTGCTCGCGCGCAGCCGCTTCACGGTCTCGCCGATGGTCGACACGGTCGCCGCGCTGCGCGCGCTGTACAACCCGCGTACGCCCTGGCAGTGGGCCTGGCGTGGTCCGCACGTCGACGCGTTCCAGCGGATGCTCGCCGCCCGGCCGGTGGCCCGGGCGCTGCTGCCCGCGTCGTTCAATTCCCGGTGGGTCGCCGACTTCTTCACCATCGCGCCGGCCTCGCCGGAACCGACGTTCCCGGCCGAGCTGGCGGCCGTCGGACGGTTGTCCGACGAACAGGTCCGGGCCGACCTGCGGGTCACCCGCCCGGAGTCGCTCGCGCCCGAACTGCTGGCGGACGGCCTCACCGGTCAGGTGGTGGAGCTGCTCAACTGGGTCTGGACGCACACCGTCGAACCGGAGTGGCCGGAGCGGGAACGCCGGTTGCGGGCGGACATCGTCGCCCGTACCACCGCGCTGAGCGCGGGAGGCTGGGCGGGGGTGATCGCCGATCTCAACCGCAACATGCGCTGGCTGGGCGATGGCCGCCTCCAGATCAACGACTACTCCGAGCCGCCGCTGTCGCTGGACGAGGCCGAGCAGCTGGTGTTCGTGCCGGCGCACTGCCGCCGTGGTTGGGTGGTGTGGGACGCGCCCACCCGGTTCGGGATGGTCTACCCAGCGCGCGGGATCCTGATGGACCCCGCCTCACCGGCACCCGACGGCCTGGCCCGGTTGATCGGCGCGAACCGGGCCAGCATCCTGGCCAGGCTGGACGCGCCGCTGAGCACCTCCCAGCTGGTGGTGGTGACCGGGCTGTCCCTCGGGACTGTGAGTGATCACCTGCGGGTGCTGCTCGACGCGGGCGCCGTCAGCAAACGGCGGTCCGGGCGCGAGGTGCTCTACTGGCGTACACCGCTCGGCGCCGCGCTCGCCGCCGGCGGCTGA
- a CDS encoding ABC transporter permease, with protein sequence MTTTTRPATPATATRSRRHGAGALALRQGRLEITQFLRSRESVVFTMGFPIIMILIFASIFSGEIGGGVKYTQYFITGMIATGLMTVSFQNLGIWIPIERDRGVLKRYRGTPMPKWVWFAGKVIMVVAIGIAETALLLAVAVALFDLDLPGTAGKWLTFGWVSGLGVTACTLCGIAISSLARTARSGSAVVTPVALVLQFISGVFFVFTDLPTWMQQVAALFPLKWMCQGLRSVFLPDGFGAQEPGGSFELGRVALVLALWCVIGVVLCMTTFRWTTKRDG encoded by the coding sequence ATGACCACCACGACAAGGCCGGCGACGCCGGCCACCGCGACCCGCAGCCGTCGACACGGTGCCGGCGCGCTCGCGCTGCGCCAGGGCCGGCTGGAGATCACCCAGTTCCTGCGCAGCCGGGAGTCAGTGGTCTTCACCATGGGCTTCCCGATCATCATGATCCTGATCTTCGCGTCGATCTTCAGCGGGGAGATCGGTGGCGGGGTCAAGTACACCCAGTACTTCATCACCGGCATGATCGCGACCGGCCTGATGACGGTGAGCTTCCAGAACCTGGGCATCTGGATCCCGATCGAGCGGGACCGGGGGGTGCTCAAGCGCTACCGGGGCACGCCGATGCCGAAGTGGGTCTGGTTCGCCGGCAAGGTGATCATGGTGGTGGCGATCGGCATCGCCGAGACCGCGCTGCTGCTGGCCGTCGCGGTGGCGCTGTTCGATCTCGACCTGCCGGGCACCGCCGGGAAGTGGTTGACCTTCGGCTGGGTCTCCGGGCTCGGGGTGACCGCCTGCACCCTGTGCGGCATCGCCATCTCGTCGCTGGCCCGCACGGCACGCAGCGGCTCGGCGGTGGTCACCCCGGTCGCCCTGGTGCTCCAGTTCATCTCCGGGGTGTTCTTCGTCTTCACCGACCTGCCCACCTGGATGCAGCAGGTGGCGGCGCTTTTCCCGCTCAAGTGGATGTGCCAGGGGCTGCGGTCGGTCTTCCTGCCCGACGGCTTCGGCGCCCAGGAACCGGGCGGCTCGTTCGAGCTGGGCCGGGTCGCGCTGGTGCTGGCCCTGTGGTGCGTCATCGGCGTGGTGCTCTGCATGACCACCTTCCGCTGGACCACCAAGCGCGACGGCTGA